From a single Deltaproteobacteria bacterium genomic region:
- a CDS encoding acyl-CoA dehydrogenase family protein → MAEFTLDEDQQQIQDMMRKFAQNELREIARDCDEEAELPSDLLDKVWELGFTHNAIEEKYGGYELGR, encoded by the coding sequence ATGGCTGAATTCACTTTGGATGAGGATCAACAGCAGATACAGGACATGATGCGGAAGTTTGCTCAGAATGAGCTTCGGGAGATTGCTAGGGATTGTGACGAGGAGGCCGAGCTGCCGTCTGATCTTCTGGACAAGGTCTGGGAGCTGGGTTTTACGCATAATGCCATTGAGGAGAAATACGGGGGTTACGAGCTGGGCCGGT